ATTAAGATTTTTGCCAGAGATAATTACAAAAGTGAGGTCAAAATTAATCCGGAAATCAAAATTCTCTTGAGTACTTCGGGAACTACAGGTATTCCAAAGCTGGTGAAGCTATCGGACGAAAACCTTTTCCAGAATGCCATTAGTATTCTTAAATACATGCCCATTCTGGAATCTGATGTAGTTCCTTTAAATGTGCCAATCAATTTTGTGTATGGATTTTCCATTTTCACCACCAACTGTATGCGTGCCGGAAGAATAGTATGTTCTGATAAAGACATTATGCAGAAAGCTTTCTGGGATGAAATGGATGAATATGGATACAGTACCTTAGGAGGGGTCCCTTATTTGTACGAAAACCTAAACAGAATAGGTTTTTTCAGGAAAGACAGTCCTAGTCTGAGGTATTTTACCCATACCGGAGGCGTCATTAACGGAGAATTGAGAAAAACACTTTTTTCTTACTGTAGCGAGTATGGAAAACATTTCTTCGCACAATACGGCCAGACCGAAGCAGGAGGAAGAATGGCTTATCTCAATACAGAAGGATTATTAGAAGAGGAAACATCCATCGGAACTCCTGTAGAAGGCGGAAGTTTTAGCATTCATGATGAAACAGATGAATTACTCTTTTCACATGTTAGTATTTTCGGAGGCTATGCCAATACGCTTGAGGATCTTGCATCCTACGAGCAGCCATCGGTATTGCACACCGGAGATACAGCCACAAAAGGTGAGAACGGAATATATTATATCACAGGCAGAATAAAGCGTATCATGAAGCTTTTCGGAATACGTCTTAATCTGGATGAAGTAGAATTTATTCTTAAAAACGAACTGACGGGAAATACTTTTGTTTGTCTTAATTCCAATGACAAGAAGATCGTTGTGCTTTATGATAATAAGGATATTGACCCTCAGATCATCACAGAAACCATTAAAAACAAATTGCGCATTAACCCACAATATGTGCGCACAGAACTTATAGAATCATTTCCATTATCACAAAACGGTAAAATAAATTATCCCCTGTTACAAAACTTACAACATGAAAACATTTAAAACCCTTATATTACTTTTTACACTTGCCTTATTTTCAGGTTCTCTTTCTGCACAGCAGAGTGAACGTATTCGTGGCAAGATCATGTTGTCTGAACAGACACCCGTAAAAAACGCACTTTTAAGACTTATGAATACGTCTTATCAGGCAAAAACCAATAATTTAGGAGAATTTTACTTTGATAATGTTACCCCTGGAGAGTATACTCTCCAGGTGGTTTTAAATGACATGGAGCTGATGCGGGAGCAAATCCATATTAAACAAGATGTCTACGAAATACCTACTGTTTATGCCCCTGCGCATAGCAATGACATTGAAGGAATTACAGTATATGCTTTTAGTAGAAACAAATTTTTGGCTAAAGACAGTACTTCAATCTCTAAAATGCCCCTAAAAAGCTTGGAAAATCCACAGGCTTATACTATTATCAACCAACAGATTTTAAAAGAACAGCTTACCTATGATGTTTCAGAAGTATTGAAAAATGTTCCGGGTATGGTAAAAATGCAGGGAAGTCCGGGAAGGGGTTCAGGAGATGGAAGTTTTTATTACAGCCTTAGAGGTTTCCCTACAAAAATATCAATGGTAGATGGTGTTCCTGCCAATACCAATGGTGAAGTTGACCCTGCGGATATTGAACATATCGAAGTGATTAAAGGACCATCAGGAACTTTATATGGAGGAGCAGTAACCTCTTTTGGAGGATTGATTAATGTAGTGACCAAAAAGCCAAAGGATTATTTCGGAGGTGAAATTTCTTATTTGATGGGAAGCTACAACCTGAATCGTGTGACTGCAGATGTTTATGGTCCGGTTACAGATTCCAGAAAAACCTTATTCCGTCTTAATGCCGCTTATCAGTATCAAAACGGTTTTAGGGATTCTGAATTCAGAAAATCATTCTTTGTTGCCCCTACATTAAGCTATCAGGTAAATGATAAGTTGAAATTTAGCTTAGGAGCTCAGATTTACAATTATGAAGGAACCAATACACCTATTATTTTCCTTGCCAGATCCAGGCCTTTTGTAGCCCATACGCCTGAAGAGCTTGGATTCGATTGGAAAAGATCATATTCCAACAATGATATGACCTTGAAGGCTCCATCCATCAACGTAAAAGCTGAGATTAATTATAAAATTTCGAAGAACTGGAGTTCACAAACCCTGATTTCGAGAAACTATAGAAAAACAGAAGGCTTATACCAATATCAATTCATCAGAGGAGATAAAAGTGATGCAATGCTGGAACGTAATGTACAATGGCAGAACTCAGAAGCTGCTTCTACAAGTGTTCAACAGAACTTTAACGGACAGTTTAATATTGGAAAGATCAAAAATAAGGTGTTGATTGGTTTAGATTATTTAAATCAATCCCTGAACAACAATCATTCACCTATCATTAAGTTTGATACCATCAACGGACAGGATCTTACTGCTAAGTATGGCTTTATCTCAAGAGATCTGGCAATGCAGAAAATTCAGGTATCAAAGGCTGCTTTAACAAGAACGACAATGTCCAGTAATGTTTATGGAGCCTATCTTTCTGATGCGGTTTATATTACCGATAGATTGATCACTTTATTGAGTTTACGTATCGATCATTATGAAAGCAAAGGACAGCTTAATCTAAATAAAAATGAACGTCTGGGTGAGTTTAAGCAAACTGCATGGTCTCCTAAAGTAGGAGTTGTTTATCAGGTATTTAAAGACCGTTTATCAGTATATGCTAATTATATGAATGGTTTCAGCTATACACCTCCGGTTACTCAAGGACTTGCCGATTATGACGGAAATATGAAGCCACAAAAATCCAACCAATGGGAAGCTGGATTCAAAGGAAATCTTTGGAGAAATCGTATTAATTTCACGGTAGGATACTATGATATTCTGGTTGACAATATGCAGAGAGAAATTGAGGTAATGCGTAATGGAAAAGGATACAGAATCACCATTCAGGATGGAGAACAAAGAAGTAAAGGAGTGGAACTAGAAGTAATCGCGAATCCTCTTCAAGGCTTGAACGTTATGGCAGGATATGCGTATAACGACAGTAGGTTTGTGAAAGCAGAACCTACTGTAGACGGACGTCGCCCAGGATCTGCAGGACCGGCAAGTGTCTTTAATTCATGGGTAAGCTATGTGCTTCAATTCGGTCCTTTGGATGGACTTGGTTTTGGTTTTGGAGTAAATCGTGTAGGACATCAAATTACAGAGCATAAAACTACTACAGGAAAATTCACTTTCCCTGCTTATACTCTAATCAATGCATCCATCACCCTTGAAAAAGAAAGATACAGATTAGGATTCAAAATGAACAATTTAGGCAATGCACAATATTTCGCAGGGCAGGGGGTCGTAGTAGCCCAGATGCCTCGTAATTTTGTTGCTGAGGTAAGCCTTAAATTCTAACTATGAAGCTTAAATTTAGAAAAATAGCATATCAGCTACATCTATGGCTCGGACTAACGTCCGGGCTTATAGTTGTTATAATGGCAGCCACTGGATGTATTTTAGTATTTGAAGAAGAATTAAAACATATTGTTCACCCAAAAAGATATTTTGTAGAGAACATTGGAGGCAAAAAACTATCGCTTTCTGATCTTACAGCAAAAGCTGAAAAAGCCCTGCCTGATGGATTGAAGGTTAAAAGAGCTATAATTTCATCCGATCCTTCCCGTACTTATGTATTCCGAACCCTTAAAATGGATAACGAAGCGCTGACCTATTGGGGAACCTACCTTTATTATTATAGAGTTTATATAGACCCGTACACAGGGAAAGTTCAGGAAGTAGAAGATGCAAAAAAAGATTTTTTTGAAATTGTACTGGATCTTCACCGAAGGCTGTTGCTGGGAGAAAAAATAGGAAAAACCATTACAGGATATTCTACACTGGTCTTCGCCATTATTCTTCTTTCGGGATTAGTGATATGGTATCCAAGAAAGATGAGCAAAGCTATGTTGAAAGGTATGTTCTTCATTAAAACTTCTGCCAACTGGAAAAGAATCAACTATGATGTTCATAATGTATTAGGGTTTTATGCCATAATTCCTTTATTATTTATTTCTTATTCAGCTTTGATCTGGAATTTTGAAAGTATGGATAAATGGATCAAGAATACATTGAATGGAAATATACCCACAGAAAAGAAAGCAAAAAGTAAAATTCCTACGGAAGGATCTGATACATCTGTCAATATTTTGGATATGATTGGCAATAAGGTAGAAAAAGGGTTAATCACTAAAGAATCTGCACTTGTTAATTTTCCAAGAACAGAGGAAGGAACCTATTATACAGAACTTACTTTAGGAAAAAAACAATACCAGAACGAAAATTATAATTTTGACCAGTATTCTGGTGAAATTCTAAAACATCAATTTTATAAAGACAAAAATATAGGATATGGTACCGCACTAAGGGAAAGAAATTACGATTTACATACAGGAAGTCTCTTCGGAATCACCGGAAGAATTATTTATCTTTTTGCCGGAATTATCGCAGCATCGCTTCCCATTACAGGTTTTATTATTTATCTCAACAAGAAAAAGAAGAAACCCCAAAAGAAAAAAGCATAACTAAAATTGACCAAGCCTCTATTATTGTAGAGGCTTTTTTATGGATATATTCTTATCAGACTAGCAATTTTACATTGTGGGAAAGAATATCCATACTTTTTTTCATCTCATCCACATTCAAATCTCCGAAGCCAAGCCTCATGGCTGTAAGTCCTTTATTTTGATAAAGCAGAGTTTTCGGAATAAAAAGATTATCCTGAGCACACTTTCGGCTTAGCTGCATCAGGTTAATAGGAATATTCCATTCTAGCCAGATCGCCAGTCCACCTGAAGGTTTTTCAAAGGTGATATCATCGCCAAGGTTTTCTGTAAGCAAAGCAGAACAATAGTCCCGCCTTTCCTGATACACCTTTAAAGATTTTTTCAGATAGCGGTTAATTTCTCCCTCCTCAATCATTTCTCCCAACGTTCTTTCCATAAGAATATCACCCTGCCTGTCGATAATTCCAAGATGCTTTCTCATTTCTACCATCAGGTTTTCAGGCGCTACAATAAATCCGGTTCTGAATCCGGGTGCTAAAGACTTTCCAAATGATCCGATATAGATTACCATTCCGTTTGTATCCGCACTGGCCAAGGGAAGAATTGGACTTTTATCATAGTGAAATTCATAGTCATAATCATCTTCAAGAATAACAAAGCCATATTCGTTAGCCAGTTCCAGTAACTCCAGCCTTCGTTGGGCGCTCAGTGCAACGGTAGTAGGATAGTGGTGATGTGGGGTAAGATAAAGCATTCTTATGTTTTGCCTCTTACAAGCTTCCCTTACGCTTTCCACAATAATTCCGTCTTCATCTATAGGAAGAGTTACAATATTCACGCCTGCCTTCTGGAAGATCATATTCACCGAAAAATAGCTTAAAGCTCCTACCAAGACAGTATCTCCGGCAGAAAGCAGAATTTCGGAAACAATATAGATACTCATTTCCGTACTTCGGGTAATCAGTAGATTATTCTTGGAAATGGGGAGTCCACGGGATAAATTAAGATATTGAGACAAATGTTCCTTAAAAAACTCACTGCCGTCATGGTTGTAATGCCCCAATCCTTTTTGATTGGATTTGCGTTTAAGAATAGAGCTGTAAAATCGTGAGTGTTGCCCAATTTGGGTAAGCCTGATATCCGGAACACCATCATTCAATACAAATTCACAATCCGAATGCTCAAAAGGGTTATCCAGTATATTGGATGTTTTAAATGAAAAACCTGTTGTTTTAGGGTAGTTTAAAAGATTATTCTCTTCAAAATCCTTTACTCTTATAGGTTTTTCCTGATCCTTGCCAATAACGAAAGTTCCTTTATTCGGAAAACTTTCCACCCAACCCTGAGCGCACAATTCATCATATACCGCTACAGCAGTATTCCGATGCACATCCAGTATTTCACTGAATGCCCTTGTGCCGGGAAGCTTTGTGCCAAAAGGCAGATATCCCCGCTGAATGGCATTTACCAATTGATTGGCGACCTGCAAATAAATTGAAGTCTCTGATTTTCTATCAATTTTTATAAAACTTTCATAAGGAATCTTAACCGGACTATCCATAATATCAAAACTGGCACCATACAACCATCCGGCAATATACTACTTTTGACATCAAAATAAAAATCTATGGAATTTCATCATCTGTTAAAAAAGATTGTACAGGATGGCAAAACCCATGCAAAATGGCTCAATACGCTATCCTTTATGGAAAATGCGGGCGCAAGAAAGATCTCAAAATGTGAACATCCCATTCTTGTAAGTGAGATTCAACTGAAGCATGCTGCTGAAGAACATCGTCATGCCTATTATCTAAAAAAGCAGATTGGAAAAATAAATCCTGAACTCTGCAAAACCTATGAAAACAGTGAACTTCTGGCTCCGATAGCAACAAGACAATATCTCCATTCCTTAGACATTAAAGCATGCAGATATCTTCAGGAGGCATTTCAACTGAGTAAGGAAGATCTTAAATATGCGGCTTATCTTTTTGTAACCTACGCCATTGAAGTAAGGGCAGATGAACTTTATCCGGTCTACCAGCAAGCACTTACCGAAGAATCTTCAAGAATTATGGTAAAATCCATTATTTTGGAAGAAGAGGGACACCTGGAAGAAATGATCAATCAATTAAACGAATTTTCCGCAGACTGGAAGCTTCATGCTGAACATATTCTTACTATTGAAAAGGAGCTTCATGAAGCATGGATTAATGCTGTTACAGAAGACGTAGAGCAATTAAGTTATGCTTAAAAGCATTCATCATTTTCAGGAATCTCTCGAAAAAAGAAAAGAGGAAGGAACCTTAAGGAGGCTTCAATCCCGCTCTGAGGGAATTGATTTTTACTCCAATGATTATCTGGGGTTTGCAAGAAGTAAGGAACTCCAGAATATTTTATTAAAAAAGATCAATGATAATCCCGATTTACTATCAGGAAGTACAGGTTCAAGGCTGATTAGCGGAAATAGCAATGTTGTAATAACGACCGAAAGTTTTATTGCAAAAAAGCATAGAGTTTCATCTGCTTTGCTTTTCCCATCGGGGTATCATGCCAATCTTGCGCTGTTTTCCACACTTCCTAATCGTCATGATACGATTATTGTGGATGAACAGATTCATCGTTCTGTACATGATGCCTGCAAAATATCGAATGCCAAAAAGATTAAGTTTAAACATAATGATCTGAATGATCTGGAAAATGTATTAAAAAAACAGGACAGGCACTGCTACATCGCCATAGAAAGTCTTTACTCAATGGAAGGAGATTTTGCTCCCATTCAGAAGATTTCAGAAATGGCAAGGCATTACAATGCAGACTTATTGTTAGATGAAGCCCACGCTTTTGGTGTTTTTGGACATGGATTGATTGAAAAGTACAATCTACAGGATCAGATTACAGCAAGCGTCATCACCTATGGTAAAGCATTGGGAGCTCATGGAGCGGCTATTCTTTGTAATGATACTGTGAAGTCTTATCTCATCAATTTTGCTTCGCCTTTTATTTATACCACTTCTGCGCAGGATTTTCAATGGATGAGTATAAAAGCGGGATATGAATTTTTGGAAAGCAATCTTGAAGCAGCAGAAAAACTTCAGCACAATATCAAAACATTCCGAGAACAGGGACTGAATTCTCCTTCCTCTGAAAAAAGCCCTATTCAGGCTATTGTTATTCCTCATAACCAAAAATTAGGTCTTCTACAGAAAATTTTATCCAATGAGGGATTTGCAACCTATGCCATATACAGTCCAACCGTAAAGGAAGGAACGGAACGACTTCGAATATGCCTTCACAGCTTCAATACAGAGAAAGAAATCATCAGACTCACAGGAATTATCAAAGAATTTAATTAAAGCAAAATAGCTGACACAACCATATGAAACTATTTATAACAGGAATAGGAACCGAAATAGGAAAAACGGTTTGTTCTGCCATTTTAGTACAGCATTTTAAAGCTGATTACTGGAAACCGGTACAATCAGGAGATCTACACTATACTGACAGTAAAAAAATTGAAGACTGGACAGACAATACAATATGCCATCCGGAAAGATACCGTCTGCAATTGGCTGCATCTCCCCACCAGTCTGCCAGAGCGGAAAACATAGACATCAATCTTGATGAGTTTCAATTACCAGAAACTCAAAACGCATTGATTGTAGAGGGCGCAGGTGGGCTTATGGTCCCTCTTTCGGATCATAGCTTTATGATTGATTTGATAGAAAAACTAAGGATTCCTACAGCACTTGTTGTAAGAAATTACCTAGGCTGCATCAATCATACCTTGCTTTCCGTGATGGTATTACAACAAAGAAAAATCAAACTTGAATATCTTATCCTTAATGGAGAATTTCCTGAAGATACAGAAAGAGTAATCTGTTCTTTCATTGAAAAGGATACAAAAATTATCAGAATTCCTGAAATCAGCCCCGATAAAGAAAATATCACCACTACAGCAAAACAATTAACAATAACAAAATTATGATAATGGATAGAAAAACAGAGATTAGAAATGACTGGACCAAGGAAGAGATTGAGAATATTTATAATCTCCCTTTAATGGAGCTGATCTACAAGGCAGCAACTGTGCACCGTGAAAGACATGACCCATCCGAAGTACAGATATCTACTTTACTGTCAATTAAAACAGGGGGCTGCCCGGAAGACTGTTCCTATTGCGGACAGGCCGCACGTTACCATACCAACATCAAGGTACAGGCCTTGTTACCCACAGAAACCGTTATTGCTCATGCTCAAAAGGCAAAAGACAGTGGTTCTTCAAGATTCTGCATGGCTGCGGCTTGGCGTGAAGTTCGTAACAATCGTGACTTCGACAGGGTAATAGATATGGTAAAAGGAGTAAATGAATTAGGACTGGAAGTATGTTGTACGCTGGGAATGCTTACCGAAGAGCAGGCAATCAGGCTTCAGGAAGCTGGGCTATACGCCTACAATCACAACCTTGATACTTCTGAACAATATTATGAAGAGATTATCTCTACCAGAACATTTGATAACAGAATCAATACCATCAATAATGTTAGAAAGGCAGGAATCACTGTATGCTCAGGAGGAATTATAGGACTAGGAGAGACCCACAGAGACAGAATTTCAATGCTATTGACCTTGGCTACAATGCCGAAGCACCCGGAATCAGTGCCTATTAATGCATTAGCAAGGGTAGAGGGAACTCCATTGGAAAATAATGAAAAGGTAGATACTTGGGAAATGGTAAGAATGATTGCTACAGCAAGAATTGTAATGCCAGCATCTATGGTAAGATTAAGTGCAGGGCGTATAGAAATGACTGAAACAGAACAGGCATGGTGCTTTATGGCAGGGGCAAACTCTATTTTCACGGGAGAAAGAGAAACCTTGTTGGTAACACCTAACCCTGGAGTATCTGAAGATATGCAGATGCTGGAAAAACTAGGGCTAAAACCTATGCTTAAAAAAGAAACCTGCTGTTAAAAAAACTATAAATGATGAGTTATGAGTTTTTGGATATTAATCATGAGCATTCTTGTATTCATCCTGACTCTTGTGTCTGATTTTTTGAATCATTAATACATTTTACATCAATACATGAATACAATAACACAACAGGCAAGTCTTACGCAGAGAGACAGAGCCGTCAACTGGCATCCTTACACACAAATGAAGACTGCAGATGCTATCATTCCTATTGTAAAAGGAGAAGGGATTTATCTGTTTGACAATGAAGGCAAGAAATATATGGACGTGGTCTCATCATGGTGGGTAACGCTGCATGGCCATTCTCATCCTTATATTGCCCAACGTATATTTGAACAGCTTAACACGCTTGAACAAGTTATTTTTGCTGGTTTTACCCATGAACCTGCCATACAGCTTTCGGAAAATCTATTAAAACTTTTACCAACCAATCAGAAGAAGGTTTTCTATTCTGATAACGGATCCACAGCCGTTGAGGTTGCATTAAAGATGTGCATTCAGTATGCTCATAACCAAGGGAAGAAAAAGACCAAGATTCTGGCTTTTAAAAACGCCTATCATGGTGATACCTTTGGAGCCATGTCCGTAAGCGGAAAAAGTTTTTGGACAAAACCGTTTGAAAGCATGCTGTTTGAAGTTGTTTTCATCGATACTCCCAATGCTGAAAACCTGAAAGATTTACAATCACAGATCAGAAATTTGAAAGATGAGGTGGCATGCTTTATTTATGAACCGCTGGTTCAGGGAGCCGCGGGAATGTTAATGTATAATGCAGAAGACTTGAGCAGTTTGATGAAATTCTGTAGAGAACTAGGTGTTCTTATGGTTCAGGATGAGGTTTTCACAGGCTTTGGAAGAACAGGAAAGCTATTTGCTGCCAATTATCTTGCCGAACAGCCGGATATCATGTGCTTTTCAAAAGGATTAACAGGAGGAACCATGCCGATGGGGATCACCACATGCTCTGATGAAATCTATAATGCCTTTTGGTCTGACGATAAGCATAAAACCTTATTTCATGGACACTCCTTTACAGCAAACCCTTTAGCATGCACTGCTGCCTTGGCAAGCATGGAAATATTACTTAAAGAAGACACCCAAATGAATATCAAACGTATCACCCATCAGCATTCTGAATTTGTAAAATCACTGGCCATACATCCTCAGGTAGAAAATGCCCGTCAGGTTGGAACTATTTTAGCTTTTGATTTTAAAACAGAGTACGGAACATCCTATTTCAATGAAATAGGGAAAAGACTTTACAATGAATTTTTACAGAGAGGAATCATAATGAGACCATTGGGAAATGTGATCTATCTGGTGCCGCCTTACTGTATCACTTCTGAAGAATTAGATTTTGTTTATCAAAATATTATGGAAGTATTAGATCTGTTCAGAAACTAAAATATCCATCAATAATTACAATAAAAGGCCCTAAAAAACACATCATAAGCTCAGCCCATTTCCCCATGAATGAAGTTCAGAAAGGATAGGGCCTAGCTTTTTTCCTTTTTCAGTCAGTTTATAATAAACCTCCGGAGGAAAATTATACACTTCAATCCGTTCAATAATATGATCGTCCTCCAATTGTTTAAGCTGTTCTGAAAGTACCTTTTTGGATACCCTGGGCATATTCCGCCAAAGCTCGACAAAACGTACCGTATCTTCTTCAAAAAGATTGTGCAGAATTAATGGTTTCCATTTTCCGGAAAGAATATCCAGACTCCGTCTAAGACCGCAGTTTTTAAACTCCTCGAAATTCATAGTTTACTTTAAAGTATATCGTTAACCTTTTGGTAACCTTCGATTGTTTTCATTCAGTTCACCAATAGCTTTGTACTACAAACTTAAACAAATGAAATTACAATTATGGCGCAATGCAACATTGCTATTGAATATTGACGGAACCTCTATCTTAGTTGATCCAATGCTTGGAGAAAAAGGATCATTAGGAAAATTTCCTATGACAGATAATGAATTACTGAATCCTTTGGTAGATTTACCTTTCAGCAGAGAAGAATTAATTGAAAAGTTAGATAAAATAGATGCGGTAGCCATTACCCACTTGCATCCGGATCATTGGGACGTACAAGCCGTACAACTTATTGATAAAGCTACGCCCATTCTTTGTCCTGAAAGCATTTCAGATCAAATTATTCAACAGGGTTTCAAGAATGTTATTTCAATAAAAGATCAAATCCTATGGAAAGATATTGATATTTCAATCACCAAAGGACAGCACGGAACCGGAGAAATTGGAGAAAAGATGGGAGCAGTCAACGGATTTGTTTTTAAAAAAGATAATCAATCTGTTTATATTGTAGGAGACAGTATTTGGTATAATGACATCGCTGAAGAAATCAACAAACATGAACCACAACATATTATCGTAGCGGGTGGCGCAGCAACCTTTTCGGTAGGAGATCCTATTATCATGACCAGTGAAGACATCCTGAAAGTTTGTGAACATGCTCCTAAAGCAATGATATGGGTTACCCATTTGGAAACCGTAAGCCACTGTAAAGAAAACAGGGCGTTTATTGAAACAAAAATTAAAGAAAAAGGATATGAATCCCAATGCTTTGTCCTGAAAGACGGAGAAGAAACTGAATTATATTCTCATTAAAATAAATAAACCTTATAGACTTTGATATCTATAAGGTTTATTGCTTCATTAAAATAGCCCAACTTATCGAAATAAATTATTTAATTCTTCATATCATTCCAAACCTCTTGTAAATTTTTATCATCTATTTCTTTGCTGCAATGAATTTTTTCTAAATGTTTATCATTTATATTTTTTGATACTTGGCAAAGTGAAAAATAAAAATAAGGCTTTAATTTTTTTTCAATTTTTTCCATATCTAAATTTTCATTATGATGATTAAATATGATAGTAGACTTACAAGGACTTTTAACAATTTCAACATCTAACTCTTTAAGAACTTTTAGTATAAAATTTCTAGCCAAATCATGATCATCCTTAAAGTCCTTTTTACAATTAATTACATCATAAGATAAATGATATTTTCTTTCCATAGCTTCTTGAATAAATTTTGAGAATATTTTCATTAATTAGATTTTACTCAAAATTAAACAAGAATAATATGAGAAAATTATGGTTTCCCATATTTTGTTTTAATTTTCTATACATTAAAAGATTAATCCTCTACATATTTATTTCTGGCAGCTCTCATTCCAAAATAAAGCATGATCAATACTGCAATACTTAAAAAATAGAATGAAATATTCCAGGAAACATCCCAGTCATGCAATTTCCCAAAGATAGGAGGGCCAAATGCCGCTATCAGATAGCCTACAGACTGAGCCATTCCCGAAATCTTAACGGCATTGATACTGCTTTTCGTTCTCGTAGAAAAAAACAAAATGGACAAGCTGAAAGACAAACCATTGGAAATCCCTATAATCACTGCATTTACATAGATCCACTGTGATTTAAGGAAAACAAACATCATGGTACTGGTGAACATCAGAGCACATATAAATAGAATCAGAATCCTTTGATCTTTCATTTTACTTGCAATGATCGGACAACAAAACGTTATCGGAATCATGGTAATCTGAATGACAAATAAAACCCATCCTGCGCTTTCACCCGGCATATTATAATCTGCAAGAAATGAGGGTAACCAAGCCACCATGCAGTAATAGAACAATGACTGCAATCCCATAAAGACACTGATATTCCATGCCTGTGCAGACTTAAACATATTAAAATCAGAAGTTCCCATTGCAGGCTTTGGCTGTCCGGAATTCTTTTTATTGAATATCATTTCCAGCATTAAAACAAAAAATCCCAAGGCTGCAATGACCAGCCAGATTCCCAAAGAGCCTCGCCATCCAAATCCCGTCCATTCTCCAATCCTAACGCTAAACCCTGAAGCCAGTGCAGCCGTAAGATTCATAGCAACTGCAAAAACCCCCGTCATTAAGCCAATCTGCCTTGGAAAATTATTCTTAACATATCCCGGAGTCACTACATTTCCAATACAAATTCCTAATCCGATAAACACAGATCCAATGAATAAAAGTACAAGAGATCCCGAAATCCTCAGGAACAATCCAAAACTTAAAATAATCAATGAATACATCAATAGCTTACTAATTCCGAGCTTATTCGAAAACCTACTAACCAAAACAGAACAAACAGCAAACATAAAAAGTGGAATAGAGGTAAGCAGGCTAACCTGAAAATTATCCAGTTTTAGAGCCTCTCTCACATCCCCAAGAACAGG
This genomic interval from Chryseobacterium joostei contains the following:
- a CDS encoding aminotransferase-like domain-containing protein; this translates as MDSPVKIPYESFIKIDRKSETSIYLQVANQLVNAIQRGYLPFGTKLPGTRAFSEILDVHRNTAVAVYDELCAQGWVESFPNKGTFVIGKDQEKPIRVKDFEENNLLNYPKTTGFSFKTSNILDNPFEHSDCEFVLNDGVPDIRLTQIGQHSRFYSSILKRKSNQKGLGHYNHDGSEFFKEHLSQYLNLSRGLPISKNNLLITRSTEMSIYIVSEILLSAGDTVLVGALSYFSVNMIFQKAGVNIVTLPIDEDGIIVESVREACKRQNIRMLYLTPHHHYPTTVALSAQRRLELLELANEYGFVILEDDYDYEFHYDKSPILPLASADTNGMVIYIGSFGKSLAPGFRTGFIVAPENLMVEMRKHLGIIDRQGDILMERTLGEMIEEGEINRYLKKSLKVYQERRDYCSALLTENLGDDITFEKPSGGLAIWLEWNIPINLMQLSRKCAQDNLFIPKTLLYQNKGLTAMRLGFGDLNVDEMKKSMDILSHNVKLLV
- a CDS encoding aminotransferase class I/II-fold pyridoxal phosphate-dependent enzyme; this translates as MLKSIHHFQESLEKRKEEGTLRRLQSRSEGIDFYSNDYLGFARSKELQNILLKKINDNPDLLSGSTGSRLISGNSNVVITTESFIAKKHRVSSALLFPSGYHANLALFSTLPNRHDTIIVDEQIHRSVHDACKISNAKKIKFKHNDLNDLENVLKKQDRHCYIAIESLYSMEGDFAPIQKISEMARHYNADLLLDEAHAFGVFGHGLIEKYNLQDQITASVITYGKALGAHGAAILCNDTVKSYLINFASPFIYTTSAQDFQWMSIKAGYEFLESNLEAAEKLQHNIKTFREQGLNSPSSEKSPIQAIVIPHNQKLGLLQKILSNEGFATYAIYSPTVKEGTERLRICLHSFNTEKEIIRLTGIIKEFN
- the bioD gene encoding dethiobiotin synthase, producing the protein MKLFITGIGTEIGKTVCSAILVQHFKADYWKPVQSGDLHYTDSKKIEDWTDNTICHPERYRLQLAASPHQSARAENIDINLDEFQLPETQNALIVEGAGGLMVPLSDHSFMIDLIEKLRIPTALVVRNYLGCINHTLLSVMVLQQRKIKLEYLILNGEFPEDTERVICSFIEKDTKIIRIPEISPDKENITTTAKQLTITKL
- the bioB gene encoding biotin synthase BioB → MDRKTEIRNDWTKEEIENIYNLPLMELIYKAATVHRERHDPSEVQISTLLSIKTGGCPEDCSYCGQAARYHTNIKVQALLPTETVIAHAQKAKDSGSSRFCMAAAWREVRNNRDFDRVIDMVKGVNELGLEVCCTLGMLTEEQAIRLQEAGLYAYNHNLDTSEQYYEEIISTRTFDNRINTINNVRKAGITVCSGGIIGLGETHRDRISMLLTLATMPKHPESVPINALARVEGTPLENNEKVDTWEMVRMIATARIVMPASMVRLSAGRIEMTETEQAWCFMAGANSIFTGERETLLVTPNPGVSEDMQMLEKLGLKPMLKKETCC
- the bioA gene encoding adenosylmethionine--8-amino-7-oxononanoate transaminase, which translates into the protein MNTITQQASLTQRDRAVNWHPYTQMKTADAIIPIVKGEGIYLFDNEGKKYMDVVSSWWVTLHGHSHPYIAQRIFEQLNTLEQVIFAGFTHEPAIQLSENLLKLLPTNQKKVFYSDNGSTAVEVALKMCIQYAHNQGKKKTKILAFKNAYHGDTFGAMSVSGKSFWTKPFESMLFEVVFIDTPNAENLKDLQSQIRNLKDEVACFIYEPLVQGAAGMLMYNAEDLSSLMKFCRELGVLMVQDEVFTGFGRTGKLFAANYLAEQPDIMCFSKGLTGGTMPMGITTCSDEIYNAFWSDDKHKTLFHGHSFTANPLACTAALASMEILLKEDTQMNIKRITHQHSEFVKSLAIHPQVENARQVGTILAFDFKTEYGTSYFNEIGKRLYNEFLQRGIIMRPLGNVIYLVPPYCITSEELDFVYQNIMEVLDLFRN